Below is a genomic region from Pyrococcus kukulkanii.
AGGTGTAGATCCGTAGTTCGAAACATCGATATGGACTTAATTTTACCTTTCCTCCTTGTATATTCTTTCTAATTTTTCTGACTCACGCCTCCAGTTCCATTTTTTGAGGATGTATTTTGGGTTGAACTTGATTTTGCTTATTGAAATCAACGCCCGCTTAACATCTCCCAAACTTAGGCTCGTGGCTACACCACACCTATACTCCTCCACAAAATCCTCCATCAAGGTATCGCTGTTCACTATGACGGGAATCCCTAGTGATGTTGCCTCGAAAACCTTTATCGCAATTGCCCTTCGGGTGTTTTCCCTGTACGGATAAACCGAGTATATAGCATTACACTCCCTATAGTACTCTTGGATCCTATAATATGGCACACTTCCCGTGAATTCCACATTAAGTTCACTATACTTCTCCATAACTATCTTTTTGAGCTCATCAAGACTTTTTCCACCGCCAACAAAGAGCAGTCTCACGGGGAAATCCAGAGTTTTTACAGCCTCAAAGAGGGGAATGAAATTTGAAATCGTCCGTATGGTTCCGATGAATCCTATTACAAACCCTCCCCTACTTTTTTTTGGAAGTTTCTTTTGTGCATCAAACTGTGCAAGAGCAGGAGCGTTCCATATCGTTGTTATTTTCTCGGCCCCTATTCCCCTCCGAATATAGTACTCCCTCAGCCCCTCATGTCTTCCACCTATCGACTGGGTCGCCACGATTAGACGGTCGGACCACTTGGCAAAGAAGACATCAATTCGCTTAATAACTTCAGCAAGTGGGCGAGAAAATAGAGTGGATTTACCTTCAACTTCAAAAAAAGTGTAGTAGAGATCGTGTACATCGTAAACCCACTTCCTGCCTTTAAGGTATTTGAGAACGAATCCTAAGAGAGCAGTGTCAAAATCGTGCGTATGGATTGCATCGAAGTCCCCTCTAAGGAGAAAGAGGAGGGCTTTGAGGTAGAAGAGCGGAAGTTTTAGAGGAAAATCTAAGAAGTTCCCATAGCGTGAGCGAGGACCAAACCGCACCACCTTGATACCCTCTACCGTTTCTTCCTTTGGATATTTTCCTTCCCTATCCCATGCTAAGACAATGACCTCGTGCCCAGCATTAACGAGGCTTTTAGCTTCCTTATAAACTCGCGGATCTGGTTTAAATGGGTTTGTAACTGTCATTACAATTTTCATAGAATCACCTGAAAGCCTTCTTTCCGAATATCAACCCTGCTATGAATCCAATGCTTATCAGATTGTGGAACAGCCACATTACGGGAGGTAGGGCGAGGGCATCCACGTTCCCTGTTTTCCTCCAGAGCCTGACTCCTTCTCCGAGGAGGGCAATCCAGTACAGGGCAAAGAGAGGAACTAAAAAACGCCAGAATGGAATCAACACTTCAAACCCAAGAAAGCCAAGGGGAGCAAGCCAGAGCGGTGAAAAGTATCCCTTCCTGATTGCCACTGCCTTAACGGCACCGTAGTTAAACGTTTGCTTTAAAAATCCCTTCCACGTGGAGCGAGCATAATAATAACTCCTGATTTCCGGGTTGAAGAACAGTTTATACCCCCTCTTGTTTATCCTGAGGTTGAATTCGAAATCATTCCCAACTATCATGTCCTCATCAAAATTCCCAATCTCTTCGGCAATTTTTTTGTCATAGAGTGCGAAGGCTACGGTTTTGGCAAAATGCGGTTTATCTTCGAACCAGAAGGAGCTTGCGCCGCTTAGAGGGGAGGAATATATTAGCGCAACTAACTTCGCCAGCCTGTTCTCGTAGAGTTTAATTATCTTGCCCCCAACCCCAGCCAACTTAGGTTCTTCTGCCTTTACCTTTAGAAATGTCTCAACGCTTTTACGGAGGAAATTCCTCTCCGGATATGCATGAGCACCAAAGATTATGAAGAACTCTCCCCTGGCCTCGCGTATTCCCATGTTGAAAGCATAGACTTGTCTCCTCTTCGGATTCTTCCGGTATTTCACGAGGTCTGGATACCTCCGCTCAAAATCCTTCACTATTTCAGCGGTTCTATCGGTGCTCATACCATCGTACACAAGAATTTCATACCTATCTTTTGGATAATCTTGATTAACCCACTCTTTAAGGCACTTTCCAATGTATCTTTCTTCGTTATACGCGGGTATTATTACTGTGACAAAGGGAAACTCACTATTTTTAGCCATCGAGTTCACCAGGGTGGGATTTGTATAGGATCCGGATGTCCCTAAAGTCGGGGAAAGCTAAAAATATTTTGTTCGTCCTACCGTGGCTGTTGAGAGAGCGAGAATGCGGCACTTCCCATAAGGAAAGATAGGTAGGATGCTTTTGAATTCCAGAATGCTAGCTCGAGGTTCCTATGAGAGCATTCTTCAAGTGATCTAGTTTCACGATCTTACAGGTTAGCCTTATCCTCTGCGTAAACTTTTCACGCGACAAATTTCAAGAATTAGGAAAAAGCTTTGATTAACATCACGGATTTCTTGAACAGTTAATAAACCTCTATAACGTCCCCAGGTTTTATTCCCATGACTTCCCCCAGAACCTGTGGAATGAACCTGGGACCTTGTTCACCAACACGGGCCGTAAAGTCCTTGATTTTTCCATATTATCCTGATGAAGTCACCCTTTATACCATAGAACTCCCTCGTGCCTCCCGAGGATTTTTATGGGTAACAAGGGAAGGTTTGCGGGAGCTCCAATAACTTCTTCAGTTTGCTGATGTGCTTTTGAGCCCTCATTTTATGGAGTCTGAACGCTGAGCCTCGAGAAGGTAAAGCCTAGGCTCGGTAAGGTGATTGGTTAGCTCCTCCTTCTTGAAAGTTCCTTCATTACTCGAAAAGTCTGAAAAATACTTTATGGAGGTCACTCTGCCTTATTTGAACAAGCGCACGATCAGTAAACTGATCCCTCGGGTCCCAGAAGTCAAGGTGGTTATAAAAATCCGGTTTTATGGCACAAAAAATTTTAATTTTGTTTAGAGCTCGAACTAAGGGGAGGGGAAGAATGCTCGAAATTCTGAAACAGGAACTCCATAACTTTAAAACTCCACTGTACAGGAACTCTATGTACATCTCCCTGGCATCCCTAACCACCGCAGTTGCCGGCTTCCTTTTCTGGGCAATCGCCGCTAGGCTTTATCCAGCCCAAGACGTCGGCGTTGCGAGCGCCATCGTTTCCGCTCTAAATCTAACCTTCAACCTCTCAATGTTAGGAATGAACTTCGCGATAATAAGGTTCTATCCGGAGTACAAGGAGAAAGCAGTGGGTAGTGCCCTCATAATCACTAGCATTGCCGGCGTTATCTTCTCGGTTGTCTACGGTCTAATCATGCTCAGCTCGGAGTCTTTTAAAGCGCTTGGGTGGAAATTTTTAGGTATCTTCGTTCTTTTTTCAGTTATCGGGACGCTTTACAACGTTCTCTCGACCTACGCAATAGCCAAAAGGAAGGCCGAGCACGCTTTTTTCCAGAGCTTGTTATTTGCCGGAAGGTTCCTCTTTCTATTTCTCTTGACCTCGATGGGGGCGCTTGGCGTAGTTTCGTCCTTTGGGCTGGGGCTTCTGCTCGGCCTTGGGTATGCCATTCTCATGGTGGGCCTTCCCAGGATTGAGCTGGACAGGGAGTTTATCGGGGATGCCTTCCACTTTTCCCTGGGGAACTACCTAGCGAGCATAGCTAACATGGCTCCCAACTACCTCATGCCTACACTCGTTTTGAGCATGCTGGGGAAGGAGGAAGCAGCGTACTTCTACATGGCCTTCTCGATTGGGAACCTTATTCTGTTCGTTCCGAACGCGATAAACACTTCCTTCTTCGTCGAGGGGAGTCATGGGCTTAAAAATATGAGGCGGACTTTAAAGAAGGCGATAGCCTTCAGCTATGTTTATTTAGCTGTTGCCGTCGTGGGAGTGTGGCTCTTCGGGGGTTACGTTTTGAGGTTCTTCGGTGAGGGGTACGTTGGAGGTTTGCCTCTCTTGAGGCTCATGGTTCTTGGGGGGTTCCTCGTCGTGGTTGTTAACTTCTCGATAACGGTATTGAACATCCAGAAGAGGGTAAAAGAGGTAGTGATGATAAACACGCTGAAGGCCGCGCTCTTTCTGGGGTTGAGTTATTTGCTGGTGCCGAGGATGGGGATTGTTGGGGTTGGATGGGGGTGGATTGGGGCGTATGGAACTGCATTGATAATCCTTGTTGCTTGTTCAAGACAAAAATAACTTTTAACTATGTGTGAACTATAACAAGCATTCCATTGGTATATATTTTTTGTTTTATTGAGGGGTTGGTTTCAATTTTGTTTCTATACTCTTTAAGTGGTTTTAAAATATCCCATCCAGCTGTGTTTGCAAAAATATAGTTGGCTTCATAGTTCAGAGGAAGATAAACATTTGATTTAATGTTTTTGCCAGCATACAATCCTAAGATATCCCCCCATGACCATAAATATCCCAATTGATCGGCATTATTTACTTTAGCATAACCTATAAACCACCATGTGAATGTTAATTGATCAGGGAAAACGATTTTATCACCACATGGGGGTATGTTGGAATTTCCCCATAAACTGCTTATAACGACATAATCATAGTTATAGTTATGGACAATATTACTCTCTTGGCCTATGTAGATAGTACTAAAATTTAAGATTAACCACACAATCAATACTGAAAAAAGGACTTTTGTAATCTTTTGATTGTCCCTATAAGCAATAATTATCAGAGGGATCGAAAACATTACAATATAAAATATCATTGTGATAGCAAAATGTCCAATTGCAATTCTAATTAGACTATAACTAAGAGTCAAAATTAGTACTGAGTAATAGTAGAGTAACATATTAATAATCCTGGTGTCAATAGTCTCAGAAGATTGGATAAGTTTTTTTTAGAGCTAAGAGGCCAAAAAGAATTATCAATCCATAAATACTATATTTTAGCAAATAGATATATGTCAAAATATGCGGATACTCTAATAATAGAGAGTAAATTCTACTGCTTGTCTCATGAGTAAAATACAGAA
It encodes:
- a CDS encoding glycosyltransferase family 4 protein, which translates into the protein MKIVMTVTNPFKPDPRVYKEAKSLVNAGHEVIVLAWDREGKYPKEETVEGIKVVRFGPRSRYGNFLDFPLKLPLFYLKALLFLLRGDFDAIHTHDFDTALLGFVLKYLKGRKWVYDVHDLYYTFFEVEGKSTLFSRPLAEVIKRIDVFFAKWSDRLIVATQSIGGRHEGLREYYIRRGIGAEKITTIWNAPALAQFDAQKKLPKKSRGGFVIGFIGTIRTISNFIPLFEAVKTLDFPVRLLFVGGGKSLDELKKIVMEKYSELNVEFTGSVPYYRIQEYYRECNAIYSVYPYRENTRRAIAIKVFEATSLGIPVIVNSDTLMEDFVEEYRCGVATSLSLGDVKRALISISKIKFNPKYILKKWNWRRESEKLERIYKEER
- a CDS encoding glycosyltransferase family 2 protein produces the protein MAKNSEFPFVTVIIPAYNEERYIGKCLKEWVNQDYPKDRYEILVYDGMSTDRTAEIVKDFERRYPDLVKYRKNPKRRQVYAFNMGIREARGEFFIIFGAHAYPERNFLRKSVETFLKVKAEEPKLAGVGGKIIKLYENRLAKLVALIYSSPLSGASSFWFEDKPHFAKTVAFALYDKKIAEEIGNFDEDMIVGNDFEFNLRINKRGYKLFFNPEIRSYYYARSTWKGFLKQTFNYGAVKAVAIRKGYFSPLWLAPLGFLGFEVLIPFWRFLVPLFALYWIALLGEGVRLWRKTGNVDALALPPVMWLFHNLISIGFIAGLIFGKKAFR
- a CDS encoding lipopolysaccharide biosynthesis protein — protein: MLEILKQELHNFKTPLYRNSMYISLASLTTAVAGFLFWAIAARLYPAQDVGVASAIVSALNLTFNLSMLGMNFAIIRFYPEYKEKAVGSALIITSIAGVIFSVVYGLIMLSSESFKALGWKFLGIFVLFSVIGTLYNVLSTYAIAKRKAEHAFFQSLLFAGRFLFLFLLTSMGALGVVSSFGLGLLLGLGYAILMVGLPRIELDREFIGDAFHFSLGNYLASIANMAPNYLMPTLVLSMLGKEEAAYFYMAFSIGNLILFVPNAINTSFFVEGSHGLKNMRRTLKKAIAFSYVYLAVAVVGVWLFGGYVLRFFGEGYVGGLPLLRLMVLGGFLVVVVNFSITVLNIQKRVKEVVMINTLKAALFLGLSYLLVPRMGIVGVGWGWIGAYGTALIILVACSRQK